AGAGGGCTCTAAGTTTAAGATTCAGGTTGCACAATTCCTGGATCCTCCCCAGACCTGCCTTGAAGGGGCTCAGGACAGACCCCCAAGGAGACCCGGGCCCaagagggaagggggaagaggggtAACCACAGGCGCTTtgagtttgggggtgggggataggCTCTTGGCAAGCAGCCGCTGCCCTGCCGAGCCCCAGGTCCTCCCACCTGGGCCGAGTTTGAGTCGTGTAGAGGTAGAGCTGAGCTTGTTTCGACTCCACTGCCATAAAACGTCCAGCACATGTGTTTAAAAACCCAAGGGATCCCCATCTCATCCAAAAATCAGTTACTCCTGCCGAGGAAGCGGCCCCGAGAACCGGAACGGGGGTGGAGCGGGCATATTGGGAGGTGAAAAGCTCAAGAGGCGGGGGTCCCCCTTGCCTGCCCAGGATGGGCTTCTCTAGCCCCGCCAGCACGTGGGGCGGGACCGccgcggcgggggcggggctcCGAGGGGACAGGgacggggtgggggcggggctggggcggggcggggccaggCGCAGAGTGGATGGAGTTGGGCTGGGAGGGCGGAGCCAAATCCGGGGGCGGGACTCGGAGGAGCCGGAGCCCGGCCGGCGGGAGGGAGGTGCGGGCGCCGGGGGCGGTCCCTGCGGGGCGGGCGGGGCCCGACCCGCGCTCTGTGTGGCTGCGGCCATGAAGCCGCAGCCGCCCGGCTAGGCCCGGGGCGGCTCCAGCCCAGGGCGGCCCCCGGAGGGCTGGGCCCGGCCCCCCGGCTCTGGCTCTGGCTCCGGCTCCGGCTCCGGCTTCGGCTTCGGGGCCGGCGGGCGGCCGCCAACCATGCCGGGCAAGCACCAGCACTTCCAGGAACCCGAGGTCGGCTGCTGCGGGAAATACTTCCTGTTTGGTTTCAACATTGTCTTCTGGGTGAGCGTGGGGTCGGCGCCGGACCCTGCGCCGGGGGTGGCAGGAGGAGGAGGGTCAGTCCCATGCTGGGAGGGAGGAGGGTGACCATTCCCTGCTACGAGAGTTTGGGGATCAACCCCCCCCACTCCTCTCGCGGCCGCCCCCAGGACAGCCCGTGGGGGCTGCGGAAAGGCCCGGATTGCTGGGGGGCAGGTCCCAGCcaccggggtggggggtgggggggagcctCCGTGTCTTCCCGAGGTCGGCGGGGAAAGGCAGGTGTTTCCAGGAGGGCGCATGATGCGGGTTGCCCCCTCTCCAGCCCAGCCCCCTTGCTCCTTTGGGGCGTGAGGTGAGCTCCGAGCTCCACCCTTGACCTAGCGGGTGGGGAGGAGAGCCTGCAGCGAGGGGAAGGGCCGGCCCCCCTCTCCTGCCCCTTCTCCTCCAGCACCAGGGTCTGAGCCCCCTGCCTCCTgtaagggaggggtggggggaaggtggTACAGGTGGGAAAAGCCCCTCCACGCTCCATCCCGTACCTCGAGAAAGCCGGCTGGGAGGAGCTGCAGATCCCACTGGGAGGGGGGGTCTCCCCCAGTAAGAACCCGGGAACTGGGCCCCGGGAGCAGGGAATAGAATTAAACATTCTACAGCTGACTACACCGAGGCTCCAGGGCGGGGCCGTCCCTACCTGGAGAAGGGCGCTGTGGGTGCCCCTCCCTGGGTGGCATCTGTGCCCCCTGGCCTTGCTGagtcctctttcctttctccttccccccTCCCATCTGTCCAAGGCTGCCACCTCTGCAGTCTCTGTTCCCGTAGCCTCAGGTCAACATGCCCCGTCCTTTCAGTTGTCTTCAGTAGGACTCAGCGGTACTACCCTCTCTACCCACATGCTGCCTGCACCTGTCACCCGCTTAGTTGCATCTTTGGGGCTCAGCACTGCTTAGCTTTCCAGGGCGTAGGCAGTGTGCAGAGAGCCCTGATGAGGGAGTCGGGAGGCCTCAGGGCACCAGGCCTagttctgccacttactggcAAGCTGAGGGACCTTGGGCAGTTCGCCTTTTCTCTCTGGCCCTCAGTTTTCCTGTCTGGGAAGGGTCAATAATAAAGCCTGCCTCTCAGGGTTTTCGGTAGATTAAATGAATTCTAATTTATTGTATTCTCATAACTACCTTAATATCATTTCCACGTAATGCATGAGGAAgtaggcacagaaaggttaagttatTTGCCaagggtcacacagccagtgaggGCAGAGCCAAGGTGACAGTGAGTGAGCAGTGAGGAGAGGTAGAGGCAGAATGTTGAGCGGAGGGAGCCCTGAGAGTGCTGAGGGGCAGGTGTAAGAGACCCAGGCTCATTCCATTGGTCCAGGCAGGGGACTGGGTGTGGGGAGCCAAAGCATGAAAGGGAGAGTGCTGGGGCCGCAGGCTTTTTTGTTGAGGACAGTGTGGAGCCGTGGATAAGGGCTTCAGTGCAGGAGTGATGGTCTGACTCTGTCTTGGGGGCTAGATGTGTTTGGCTACcatggggagggagggtggggggcaggtctGGAAGAGTTGTGTTTAGGGAAAAGGCTGGGGTGAAGCTGGCGGTGGGAGAGGAAAGGGTTCCAGGGCCAGTAAGGAGGCCAGATTCACAGGGGGGAGGAGAGAAGGTTTCAGGTTTGGGCCCAAGGGATGTGCTTATGAAACAGGCCCAGAGATTTTTGGCTTGTTTTCTTGTAAAGCTGTCCTTGGTGTTGTCTTGCTCAGAACCTTCCAGTTGTTGCTCACGTCTCCTAGAATACGGTCTAGATTCTCCCCAGGGCCTCTGTGTCTTGTGGGTTCTGGCCCTCCTCACAGCACCCTTCATTCTGTTCCTCCAACCATAAACTGGTCTTGCCTCAGGACATTTGCCTGTCCTTTGGCCTGGAACATTCTACTCTCAGCTGCCCCTCTTGTCTCCTCTAATCCTTAGCTAAAATACCACTCCTTTCCCTACCATTCTTCATTTTGTTGCCCAGTTATAATTTCTTTAAAGGATCTGTTGTTTTCTGCAGTTATCAGGTTGTTTCACGGAGGCTTAGAGCTTGTCCGTCCTTTACGCCCAGTACATGGAGCAGGGTCTGGTACGCGGACATACCTGCAGCATGCAGGTGGAAGTAGGGGTCTGGAGCCAGGGAGAGGTTTCGGGGAGATCCAGGAGATGCCAGCGTCCCGGTGGGATGGAACAGGAAGGCGAGTGTGAGGACTAGGAAAGGAAGAGCTGAAGTTGGAACAGTGGGGTGGCGGGAGCAGCCACCAGGCTGGGGCAGGAGAAGGCAGAGTAGCCTGGGAAGGAGAAGTGGAAGGGATGGTGTTGAGTTGACCATGGAGAGCCTCAGGAAGGAGGAAGACATCACCTGTCTGAAGGTCACTGGCCTCTACAGGGCAAGTGGGATGAGGCAGGAGAATTGATGTTTGGATTTCAGGTAGTCGGCACCAGTGTCCCTGAGGGGAGTCAGAATAACAGACCTTTCTAGAGAAAGTCAGGGAAGGGAAGTGGTTGAAGTGGGTGGAGTTGACTGAGCTTCTGTGCTGAGGCTAGGAGCCTATAGAGAAAATGCATGGGTGGGGGTGCTCAGGGGAGGTTGGGGTCCTGCCCCTAGGTGGTATGGTCTTGGGCTCGCGGGCCTGTCTCTTCCTGAGGCGTGAGGAGGAAAGCCAGCCTTGACATTCAGCGTTTTCTCTCCAGTAAGGAAATTAAGGCGGGATGGtggaaaatagaagaagaaggagagggaggggtatcCAGGGGCCACCTGGGTGGGGACCCCTGGGCTGGGGGTTAAGAGGTCCTGGCAGATCTGTGGCCAAATGTTTTCTAGGGCAAAGCCCAGGTGCCTTGCTTTTGCCTGCTCTGAATTGAGATTCCTTTTCATTCAGGGGTCTTTGCTGATGAGCTACCAAAAAACAACTCTGGCAGATGGAAGTTAAGGGTAATAGTTTGGGAAGGATGGTGAGACAGTAGGGCATGGGTTGCTGCTGCTTGGTGGGAGTGGCTTGTCATACCACTGTTCCAGTTTTGAGTTCCAAGGAGGGGGTCTCTGCTGGCCCAGGTGGGGTCCCATGCCCAGCCCCAGGTTAGGGGAGGGTGGCATTCCCAGGTCTAGTCCCACCAGGCTTGTGGGGAAGAAGCAGTGGAGTGTGTTGTTGGGAAGGTAGAATGGGTCCTAGCTCCCAGGGTCTGTTCACAGCCCTTCCACCCCTTTCCCCTACTCTTGCTTCCTGAAGGCATTGAGAACTTGGCAGGTTTAGGGGGTGGGCTCTCAGGGTGAGGGAGGATGAGTCCTAGCCCTAAGCTCTTGCTTGCTACTCTTAACAGGTGCTGGGAGCCCTGTTCCTGGCCATTGGCCTGTGGGCCTGGGGTGAGAAGGTAAGGCGGTGGGCTGGGGCAGAGGGTGGGGCCAGCGATAGGAAGGTGAGAAGCTCAGTCCCCCCACCCTGCTGCTGCTCCCCCGGCCCAGGGCGTTCTCTCCAACATCTCGGCGCTGACAGACCTGGGAGGCCTTGACCCTGTGTGGATCTTTGTGGTGGTCGGAGGCGTCATGTCGGTGCTGGGCTTCGCTGGCTGTATCGGGGCGCTCCGGGAGAACACCTTCCTGCTAAAGTTTGTAAGTGCCCCCCAGCAGACGTGCACAGGACACCCAGCCTCCCCGCCACCCGCTTCTTGGATCTAGGCAGGATTTGGGAGTGGGTGGCACTCTTATTCTAATGATTATATTCACCTTATCTATATTTGTTATGGACCTTTGTGTTGTAAGTGCTTGAAATCTCAGCCACCTAAGCCAAAAAGGGTCTTTACGGGCTCAGGGAATGAAAAGCTCAGGGTGACCTGGGTGCAGGCACGTTTGGATCCAGGGACCGCTGGCACGTCACAAGGACTGGTCTTCCTTTCTCAACTTGTTACCCCTCCACCCCGGGGTTGGCTCCATTCCCTGTGCAGTGGAggggacacccccacccccatccaacTCCACCTCTTCCTACTAGAGGCAGGTGCGCTCCGCAGGTGGCCTGCCAAAGCCCTTTAGTTGAACCTGCTTGGCTTTGATTGGTCGGCTCTGGGCCGATCCCTGCAGCCCAGAGGAGGCAGTGCTCTGATTGGTGGGCTTGGGGCGCATGCGCATGGGGAAGTGGGTGGAGCCTGCTGGGCTGGCTGTGGTGTGGCCTGGAAGGGTGTGAACGCCAGAGGAAGGGCAAGggtagagaagagagagaagtgcTGCCTCTCCCCTCCTAAAACAGTACTGAAATAATAGTAGGTGGGCACCCGAGGTTCTCTTGGGTCCCAGTGGGTGTGGGGGCGGGGTTATCCCCGCTGTGCTCCCGCGACCTGCACCCGTCTGTGTGacatgccccctccccccccaagtTCTCGGTGTTCCTTGGCCTGATCTTCTTCCTGGAGCTGGCTACCGGCATCCTCGCCTTCGTCTTCAAGGACTGGATTCGCGACCAGCTCAACCTCTTCATCAACAACAACGTCAAAGCCTACCGGGACGACATTGACCTCCAGAACCTCATCGACTTTGCTCAGGAATACGTGAGTCCCGCGTCCAGCAGGAGCCCCGTGCAGGAGGCACTGGCGGTCGGGGCGGGTCCCTGTATGTGGGGAGCCTCCCTCACCCAGCCGGGCCGGGCAGCTGGGAACCCCCAGGAAGAGACCCAGGAGGCGCCCCCTCTCTGAGGAGAAGCCAGCCTGTGCTAGCCCTGCAGGGGCATGGGGCTGGGAAACAGAGGCCCGAGGCTCCTAAGTGGCAGCTCCAAGACCAGGGCTAATGACACCCTTAAATGGAGgaattttacataaaaaatacagattttttccCTAACTCTTAACCCCCAGGCTCACCTTATGGGCTGGAGCTGCACCGCCATTGCCCCCATTACTAGGGGCTCTCTCTGTTTGCCATTGTCCCCACCACCTTGTGTTTTCTTACATCTAGTTGGTTCTCTTTTCTCACTTACATCATTTGTTTGGCCtctgacctttttttttattttgccaccCTGGACAGAAGCACTGCCCCTGAGCTTGCAAACCTAACCCCTGAGAAGCAGTTAGGGTCCAGTTCACTCCATCACTGATACCTTCCACACACATGTTCTCATGCTTACACCTGCTCCCAGTCACCCACAGTCACACGCATTTGGTGCCATCTACCAACTCTGCTCTGGAACCCAGAGATGGAACAGAGATGGTCCCTGCTCCCAGGAGCTCTCAGCTCAGGGCACAGACAGCCACTCCACCAAGCAGTTATGATATGATCAGTCTGTTCATGTAACACATAATTTTGGGGGCCGCATACATGCTAGTCCTTGGGTGTGGTGCTGGGGAATCAGTGGTGAAGAAAGCCTGGGACCTGCACTCCTCATGGGGGTAACAGGCTAAGGGGAGAGACAGATGATAAGCAAGCAAGAAATTTGTATCTAATTATAAATTGTGATTAGGGCAAAAAATGGGGAGAGGGAGATGCATAGGGGGTGGCAGAGGAAAGGCTGGGGAAGGTTCTGAGTGGCAACCTTTAAGCCGTGTcccagagggaaagaaggagCGGTGATGGGAAGAGGTGGGAGGTGGTCTTGCAGTGGAGATGAGTGAGGCACCACTGTGCCTCGCTTCTCCGTGGAGCCTGCCTTCCACTGAGCCGGTCCCCACCTGCCCTTGAGTCTCCCTCAGGGCAGCCCTCAGGGACAGGCTTTATGGAAGCTTGTGCTGCATCTGTCAGTTAAGGGTCTGTGTTCCTATCTCCCCTGCTGGAATGTGAGCTCCTTTGTTCATTGCCAGGCAGGTCCCATAATGGCTATTGCCCCCAACTAGGGCAGAGGCACAGAATGTTCCAGCATGGGGGGTGATGGGGGATGAGGTGTGATGACAGCAGGCATTTATGAACCACTTGCCCTGGACTAagtgtggggatggggtggaggtaTGGATTGGGGATGGTTAATAGGGTggtgggaagggaagggatgtggggtggggagcaggaatCCTCTCATCTGCTTGCACAGAAAAGCAGAGAAGTTCTTTCCAAAATCTCTGGTCACATGTAGAAGAGACAGTCAGTACAGATGAGGGGTTGAGTGGAGCCCCTATTCCCATGGAGCTTGGTGGGGTGCCTGCCTCTCAGGGAGGCCCAGAGGAAGCTCCTGTCCTTGAGCCCACATCGTTAcccccttcctcctcttccttcctctcttagGGGTAGGGGGACAGGACTCCCTTCCCAGTATCCCGACCCTGCCAGTCTGGACAGGACCTAGAGCTCTGATCCCTCTGGGCTCAGGCCTGGGCTGCCTGCTGTGGGGAGCAGGGTGGGGGGTCTCCAGTGCCTGGATGCCCCTAGGCCCATGCCCAGCCCGCCAAGCCTGTTGCCAGGCTGGATGAAGCTCCCGGGCTGGCGCCTGGGCCTGGCTCACCTGGGGCTGCCCCCTCTCAATCCCCAGTGGTCTTGCTGTGGAGCCCGAGGGCCCAACGACTGGAACCTCAATATCTACTTCAACTGTACTGACTTGAACCCGAGCCGGGAGCGCTGTGGGGTGCCCTTCTCCTGCTGCGTCCGGGACCCAGCGGTGAGTGGGTGGGGAGGGCCGGGACGCTGCTGTGAGGGAAGTGGGGTGAGGTGGGCAGGTAGCATCTGTGAAAATCCCATCCTAGGGCTCTGCTTGGTTCGAACCTGCTCTCAGAGCCACAGCATTTGCCGGAGGTGATTTTAGCTGGGGATGCACTACCTGGATGAGTCTGTGGGGGGCAGCTGAGGCCTGCTGGAGTTGGAGCTGTGCTCCCTCTTCAGCCAAACCTGCTTCTTGGATTTTAGTGAGACTGAAATTGCAGGACCCCAGTGGTTGGGGACTGAACTAGAAGGTTCCGTGCACCCCATATTCCATCCTAAATGCGGCTCCAGGTGAAGTCTCCTCCAGGCCTGGTCACCGGGTGGTCTGGGGCTGGGGGCCAGCATCACTCCCTCAGCCTTTAGGGGTGTGGCAGGGTGTTGCCCTGGCTGTGGCTGCCCGCTGCACTGCAGGGCCCCAGGCAAGGGTGCGGGGGCTGGGGGTCGGTTCTTGACCCTTGCCTGGCATCCACATGGACCCACTCATCCCAGGACACTGAGGCCAGGGCTCCCGTTCTCCTAAAACAGCAGGAGGGCTCTAAAGCAGGAAGCCGGGCTGCTCCAGCCTTCGCAGCCCCACAGCCTGGCCCCTGGGAATGGGCCCCCTCCTGAGAGAGGCTCGCTTCAGAGTGGCAGACAAAGCAGGGCTGCCTTCCCCGAAGAGGGAGGATTTTGGGGGCCCGGGTACCATGGCCCTGTGGGGTCCCTGTTTACCCAGTCGCTGAGTGGCCTGTTTCTTCTCAGGAAGACGTCCTCAACACCCAGTGTGGCTATGATGTCCGGCTCAAATTGGTGAGAGGGGCAGgcctgggtggggggcaggtagtAGGGCAAGCCTGGGGTCATAGGGCTTGGGAGGCAGGCtccaggggcagggctggggcgaCAGGGCTGGGGGAGCAGCTGGGGGATCCCTAGGGGCTTCTGCAGAGAGGGCTGCTGAATCCCAGGACCCCATCCAGGCCCCAGTGCTCGGTGCTGCTGCCTGGAGGGGGTGTGCTTCATTCGGACTTTGTTAAGCACCTACTGCATACCCAGCATTGTCCTTGATGCTGGAGAATCAGTGCTGAGTGAGACAGACAGAGCTCCTGCTGACAGGCAGCTTTCTCCCCCCATGTGCCAGTAAGCACACAGATCAGCACATGTGAAGATCCATGCAATCGTTTCAGTTGACGGCTGGGGAGAATGTGAGCAGAGGGAGGTAATGGGAGATAGGGGCTGGGCAGCACCCCTAGAAGGGATCAGGGAAGGACTGTTGGAGGAGAGG
This region of Tamandua tetradactyla isolate mTamTet1 chromosome 20, mTamTet1.pri, whole genome shotgun sequence genomic DNA includes:
- the TSPAN17 gene encoding tetraspanin-17 translates to MPGKHQHFQEPEVGCCGKYFLFGFNIVFWVLGALFLAIGLWAWGEKGVLSNISALTDLGGLDPVWIFVVVGGVMSVLGFAGCIGALRENTFLLKFFSVFLGLIFFLELATGILAFVFKDWIRDQLNLFINNNVKAYRDDIDLQNLIDFAQEYWSCCGARGPNDWNLNIYFNCTDLNPSRERCGVPFSCCVRDPAEDVLNTQCGYDVRLKLELEQQGSIYTKGCVGQFEKWLQDNLIIVAGVFVGIALLQIFGICLAQNLVSDIQAVKANWIKHHDGYKLLK